A single region of the Mycobacterium lentiflavum genome encodes:
- a CDS encoding nuclear transport factor 2 family protein: MNSPRFSRSELADAFAQFEATVDAAARSHDWDAWVKHYTPDVLYIEHAAGTWHGRDEVRTWISRTMGSFPGSHMVAFPSLWSVIDEPTGRIIMELDNPMRDPGDGTVIGATNISIITYAGDGLWRQQEDIYNPLRFVQATLKWCRKAAELGTLDEAGAEFMAQYGGGQ, translated from the coding sequence GTGAACAGCCCGCGATTCTCCCGGAGCGAACTCGCCGATGCGTTCGCGCAATTCGAGGCGACCGTCGATGCGGCCGCGCGATCGCATGACTGGGACGCCTGGGTGAAGCACTACACGCCCGATGTCTTGTACATCGAGCACGCGGCGGGCACCTGGCACGGCCGCGACGAGGTGCGTACGTGGATCAGTCGCACCATGGGCAGCTTTCCGGGCAGCCACATGGTTGCCTTTCCGTCGCTGTGGTCGGTGATCGACGAGCCGACCGGGCGCATCATCATGGAGCTCGACAACCCGATGCGCGATCCCGGGGACGGCACCGTCATCGGCGCGACGAACATTTCGATCATCACCTACGCCGGCGACGGGCTGTGGCGTCAGCAGGAAGACATCTACAACCCGCTGCGCTTCGTGCAGGCCACGCTGAAATGGTGCCGCAAGGCGGCCGAACTCGGCACCCTGGACGAGGCGGGCGCGGAGTTCATGGCGCAGTACGGCGGCGGGCAGTGA
- a CDS encoding TetR/AcrR family transcriptional regulator — MPSTARRRPGRPPAAKADETRKRILRAGRLVFSERGYEGATFQAIAVRADLTRPAINHYFSSKRVLYREVLSETSELLFGAGIAQADRETTLMARLTGFISAAVATNSEHPAASAFLIGSILESQRHPELSQAENDAIRICRDFLTRVINDAIAQGEFAIPIDANALIETLLVVLCGAGFYAGYVRSYQEMQAVTGMLGQLLEGALFKGRD, encoded by the coding sequence GTGCCGTCAACGGCGAGGCGCCGGCCGGGCCGTCCACCCGCCGCGAAGGCGGACGAGACGCGCAAGAGAATCTTGCGCGCCGGTCGCTTGGTGTTCAGCGAACGTGGTTACGAGGGAGCCACGTTCCAGGCCATCGCGGTGCGTGCCGATCTCACCCGGCCGGCCATCAACCACTACTTTTCCAGCAAGCGTGTGTTGTATCGAGAGGTGCTGAGCGAAACCAGCGAACTGCTGTTCGGGGCCGGTATCGCCCAGGCGGACCGCGAGACGACCCTGATGGCCCGGCTGACCGGGTTCATCTCGGCGGCCGTGGCAACAAATTCCGAACATCCTGCGGCCTCGGCGTTTCTGATCGGCTCGATTCTGGAATCCCAGCGCCACCCCGAATTGAGCCAAGCAGAAAACGACGCGATAAGGATTTGTCGAGACTTCTTAACGCGGGTGATCAATGACGCAATAGCGCAGGGGGAGTTCGCCATCCCTATCGATGCCAATGCGTTGATCGAGACGCTCTTGGTGGTGCTGTGCGGCGCCGGGTTCTATGCCGGCTATGTCCGGAGCTACCAGGAGATGCAGGCCGTCACCGGAATGCTGGGCCAGTTGCTGGAGGGCGCGCTGTTCAAGGGGCGGGACTGA
- a CDS encoding nuclear transport factor 2 family protein — translation MTPFDAPNAELAWMFLQSLSEGGDLDEGFALLSDDFSYWSLFTRESYDKEALRRVTDRRKQSVELTIDLLRCINEGETVVVEAYATGTNSNGEQYDTPFVCIFETSDGLIISMREYSDTRAYAKLLGG, via the coding sequence ATGACGCCGTTCGACGCTCCCAATGCCGAGTTGGCCTGGATGTTCCTCCAGAGTCTGAGCGAAGGCGGCGACCTCGACGAGGGCTTCGCGTTGCTCAGCGACGACTTCAGCTACTGGAGCCTGTTCACCCGGGAGTCCTACGACAAGGAAGCCCTGCGCCGCGTGACCGACCGGCGCAAGCAGTCCGTCGAGCTCACGATCGATTTGCTTCGCTGCATCAATGAAGGCGAAACCGTCGTCGTAGAGGCGTATGCCACTGGCACCAATTCCAACGGCGAGCAGTACGACACCCCGTTCGTATGCATCTTCGAGACCAGCGACGGGCTGATCATCTCGATGCGCGAGTACAGCGACACCCGGGCCTACGCCAAGCTGTTGGGCGGGTGA
- a CDS encoding DNA-3-methyladenine glycosylase family protein, whose amino-acid sequence MTSTRTVTFPGAVSFGHTLAPLRRGPRDPCFRLPGDAAIWRTSLLPSGPVTARISRAAADAARCEAWGGGAEEFLERLPALLGADDDASGFTPTHPTVAAAHERVPHLRLGRTGQVLEALIPAIIEQRVPGADAFSSWRKLVSKYGTPAPGPAPAGLRVLPSAEVWRNIPSWEFHRANVDPRRAQTVVTCARRAPSLERLAARSAAQVREALTSLPGVGEWTAAETAQRAFGDADAVSVGDYHIPKMIGWTLLGHPVDDEGMLELLEPMRPHRHRVVCVLYASGLAYEPRRGARLPVQQIHAL is encoded by the coding sequence GTGACGAGCACGCGAACGGTGACGTTTCCCGGGGCGGTCAGCTTCGGGCACACCCTGGCGCCCCTTCGCCGCGGCCCCCGGGATCCCTGCTTTCGCCTGCCGGGTGATGCCGCCATCTGGCGCACCAGCCTGCTGCCCAGCGGGCCGGTCACCGCGCGCATCAGCCGCGCGGCCGCCGACGCGGCGCGCTGCGAGGCCTGGGGCGGCGGCGCCGAGGAGTTTCTCGAGCGGCTGCCCGCCCTGCTCGGCGCGGACGACGACGCCTCGGGCTTCACACCGACGCACCCGACGGTTGCCGCGGCACATGAACGCGTCCCGCACCTGCGCCTGGGCCGTACCGGGCAGGTGCTCGAGGCGCTGATCCCGGCGATCATCGAGCAGCGGGTGCCCGGCGCCGACGCGTTCTCCTCGTGGCGGAAGCTGGTGTCCAAGTACGGCACGCCGGCACCCGGGCCGGCGCCGGCCGGCCTGCGCGTACTGCCGTCGGCCGAGGTCTGGCGAAACATCCCGTCGTGGGAATTCCATCGCGCCAACGTTGATCCGCGACGGGCCCAGACCGTCGTGACGTGTGCGCGCCGGGCGCCCTCGCTGGAACGGCTGGCGGCACGGTCGGCGGCGCAGGTGCGCGAAGCGCTGACGTCGCTGCCGGGAGTCGGGGAGTGGACGGCCGCCGAGACCGCGCAACGGGCGTTCGGCGATGCCGATGCCGTCTCGGTCGGGGATTACCACATCCCGAAGATGATCGGCTGGACGCTGCTGGGCCACCCGGTCGATGACGAGGGCATGCTCGAACTGCTGGAGCCGATGCGTCCGCACCGCCACCGGGTGGTCTGTGTGCTTTATGCCAGCGGACTGGCCTACGAGCCGCGCCGCGGCGCGCGACTGCCGGTCCAGCAAATCCACGCCCTCTGA
- a CDS encoding pirin family protein translates to MPAITADTLTLPRVSAATPQDTERPVRSITTGPRGYEGEGFPVVRAFAGVSAAALDPFVHMDQMGEVDYEPGEPRGTDWHPHRGFETVTYLIDGKFAHQDSHGGGGLITDGATQWMTAGSGILHIETPPAELVERGGLFHGVQLWVNLPKRDKFAAPRYQSIEGIDAGLLASDDGGALLRIIAGEIDGQGGPGVTHTPITLAHATIQNGARLNIPWRRDFNALVYVLSGSGSVGPVGHPIHQGQLVVLGPGDRITVTADSSQQSSSTSAIDVLLLGGQPIREPVFHYGPFVMNSRAELIEALEDYQAGKFGNIPPNALMPTRTGGTL, encoded by the coding sequence ATGCCTGCCATTACCGCGGACACATTGACGTTGCCCCGCGTCAGCGCGGCCACCCCGCAAGACACCGAACGCCCCGTCCGCTCGATCACCACGGGACCGCGCGGATACGAGGGCGAAGGGTTCCCCGTCGTGCGGGCCTTCGCCGGCGTCAGTGCCGCCGCCCTGGACCCGTTTGTGCACATGGACCAGATGGGCGAGGTGGACTACGAGCCTGGAGAGCCGCGGGGTACCGACTGGCACCCGCACCGCGGCTTCGAAACCGTCACCTACCTGATCGACGGCAAGTTCGCGCACCAGGATTCCCACGGCGGCGGTGGGCTGATCACCGACGGCGCGACGCAGTGGATGACGGCAGGGTCCGGAATCCTGCACATCGAGACCCCGCCGGCTGAATTGGTCGAAAGAGGCGGTCTGTTCCACGGCGTCCAGCTCTGGGTGAACTTGCCGAAAAGGGACAAGTTCGCAGCGCCCAGGTATCAGTCCATCGAAGGCATCGACGCCGGGCTGCTCGCCTCCGACGACGGCGGAGCATTGCTGCGCATCATCGCCGGTGAGATCGACGGTCAGGGCGGTCCGGGCGTCACGCACACACCAATCACACTGGCGCACGCCACAATTCAAAACGGGGCTCGGCTCAACATTCCGTGGCGGCGTGATTTCAACGCGCTGGTTTATGTGTTGTCCGGCAGTGGGTCTGTCGGCCCGGTCGGTCATCCGATTCACCAGGGCCAACTAGTGGTGCTCGGGCCCGGCGACCGGATCACCGTAACGGCTGACTCGAGCCAGCAATCGTCGTCGACCTCAGCAATTGATGTGTTACTGCTGGGCGGACAACCGATTCGCGAGCCGGTTTTCCACTACGGGCCATTTGTGATGAACTCGCGCGCGGAATTGATCGAAGCGCTCGAGGACTACCAAGCGGGTAAGTTCGGCAACATTCCGCCAAATGCTTTAATGCCTACCCGAACGGGTGGCACACTCTAA
- a CDS encoding class I SAM-dependent methyltransferase yields the protein MTDLDDSSSLQPPLPPSLRTAGDSWAITELVGATALGVAAARAAETAGANPLIRDDFARKLVSPAGPAWARLTDPELAWLDGDEQGQRGHRLGIDYQAVRTHFFDDYFADATRDGIRQVVILAAGLDSRAYRLDWPAGTAVYEIDQPQVLEYKGKILESHVPTASRHAVAVDLRDDWPAALTAAGFDRTQPTAWLAEGLLPYLPSDAQDRLFEMFTELSVPGSQVAIEVFGVNASSNTNRWQRMRDRLGLDVNVQALTFHEPDRTDAAEWLTHHGWQVNVVNNREEMARLGRAVPEDLADDAVRSALLRARFAGPSH from the coding sequence ATGACTGATCTCGACGACTCCTCCTCGTTGCAGCCACCGTTACCGCCCTCGCTCCGAACCGCGGGGGATTCGTGGGCCATCACCGAGCTCGTCGGCGCCACCGCATTGGGTGTCGCGGCCGCGCGCGCCGCGGAGACCGCCGGAGCCAACCCGCTGATTCGTGACGATTTCGCCCGGAAACTGGTCTCGCCGGCCGGACCGGCGTGGGCCCGGCTGACCGACCCCGAGCTGGCCTGGCTGGACGGCGACGAGCAGGGCCAGCGGGGGCATCGCCTCGGCATCGACTACCAGGCCGTCCGCACCCACTTCTTCGACGACTATTTCGCCGACGCCACCCGCGACGGAATCCGGCAGGTGGTGATTTTGGCCGCGGGCCTGGACTCGCGGGCCTACCGGCTCGACTGGCCCGCCGGGACCGCGGTCTACGAGATCGACCAGCCGCAGGTGCTGGAGTACAAGGGCAAGATTCTGGAATCGCACGTGCCCACCGCCAGCCGGCACGCGGTCGCGGTGGATCTGCGCGACGACTGGCCGGCGGCGCTGACGGCGGCCGGATTCGACCGCACCCAACCCACGGCATGGTTGGCCGAGGGGCTGTTGCCCTATCTGCCCAGCGACGCGCAGGACCGGCTTTTCGAGATGTTCACCGAGCTCAGCGTGCCCGGGAGCCAAGTCGCCATCGAGGTGTTCGGCGTAAACGCGAGCAGCAATACCAACCGCTGGCAGCGGATGCGGGACCGGCTCGGCCTGGACGTCAACGTCCAGGCGCTGACCTTCCACGAGCCCGACCGAACTGATGCCGCCGAGTGGCTGACCCACCACGGCTGGCAGGTGAACGTCGTGAACAACCGCGAGGAGATGGCCCGCCTGGGCCGCGCGGTCCCCGAAGACCTGGCCGACGATGCCGTCCGCAGCGCCCTGCTGCGTGCGCGCTTCGCCGGACCATCGCACTGA
- a CDS encoding chloride channel protein: protein MEPTQDDPQPAVAPAAAAGGRFGASIRNAGYLPKWFALGITIGVISGLGAVVFYLALKYAGDFLLGYLADYRIPTPLGEGGSHGSAGFTRPWAIPLVTTAGALVSAVLVAKLAPEATGHGTDEAIEAVHTDPRAIRFRAVLVKMVASALTIGSGGSGGREGPTAQISAGFCSLLTRRLGLSDEDGRIAVALGIGAGIGAIFAAPLGGAVLAASITYRDDFDYRCLLPGFITSGTAYAVLGAFLGFDPLFGYIDAEYRFEKPGPLLWFVVIGLIAAAVGYLYAWTFHAAVRLTRRLPGGPVLKPAAGGLLVGLLGLLIPQILSSGYGWAQLAADRTALLGIPLWIILVLPLAKIVATSLSIGTGGSGGLFGPGIVIGAFVGAAIWRLGELAALPGIPNGPGIFVVVGMMSCFGSVARAPLAVMIMVAEMTGSFSVVPGAIIAVGIASLLMSRTNVTIYEAQRLNREAAEAERAHKVATD from the coding sequence GTGGAGCCGACGCAGGACGACCCCCAGCCCGCTGTCGCTCCTGCCGCGGCCGCCGGCGGGCGATTCGGGGCATCGATCAGAAATGCGGGCTACCTGCCCAAGTGGTTCGCGCTGGGCATCACGATCGGCGTGATCTCGGGCCTGGGCGCGGTGGTGTTCTATCTGGCTCTGAAATACGCCGGCGACTTCCTGCTCGGCTACCTGGCTGACTACCGCATCCCGACGCCACTGGGCGAGGGCGGCAGCCACGGCTCGGCCGGCTTCACGCGTCCGTGGGCGATTCCGCTGGTCACGACGGCCGGGGCGCTGGTGTCGGCGGTACTGGTGGCCAAACTCGCGCCGGAGGCCACCGGGCACGGCACCGACGAAGCCATCGAAGCGGTGCACACCGATCCCCGCGCGATCCGCTTCCGGGCGGTGCTGGTGAAGATGGTCGCCAGCGCGTTGACGATCGGCTCGGGCGGGTCGGGTGGCCGCGAAGGCCCGACGGCACAGATCTCGGCCGGCTTCTGCTCGCTGCTGACCCGGCGCCTCGGCCTGTCCGACGAGGACGGCCGGATCGCCGTGGCGCTGGGCATCGGTGCGGGTATCGGCGCGATCTTCGCCGCGCCACTGGGCGGGGCGGTGCTGGCCGCCTCGATCACCTACCGCGACGACTTCGACTATCGCTGCCTGTTGCCCGGATTCATCACCTCGGGGACGGCGTACGCGGTGCTCGGTGCGTTCCTGGGCTTCGACCCGCTGTTCGGCTATATCGACGCCGAGTACCGCTTCGAAAAACCAGGGCCGCTGCTGTGGTTCGTGGTGATCGGTCTAATCGCCGCGGCCGTCGGCTATCTGTACGCCTGGACCTTTCACGCCGCGGTCCGGCTCACCCGCCGGCTGCCGGGCGGACCGGTGCTCAAGCCAGCGGCGGGCGGCCTGCTAGTCGGGCTGCTAGGCCTGCTGATTCCCCAAATCCTGAGCAGCGGCTACGGCTGGGCCCAGCTGGCGGCCGACCGCACGGCGCTGCTGGGGATTCCACTCTGGATCATCCTCGTCCTGCCGCTGGCCAAGATCGTCGCGACGTCGCTGTCGATCGGCACCGGGGGCTCCGGCGGGCTGTTCGGGCCCGGGATCGTGATCGGCGCCTTCGTCGGCGCCGCCATCTGGCGCCTTGGCGAGCTGGCCGCGCTGCCCGGCATACCCAACGGACCGGGCATCTTCGTCGTGGTCGGCATGATGAGCTGCTTCGGCAGCGTCGCCCGCGCCCCGCTGGCCGTCATGATCATGGTCGCGGAGATGACCGGCTCCTTCTCGGTGGTGCCCGGAGCCATCATCGCGGTGGGGATCGCGTCGTTGCTGATGTCGCGCACCAACGTCACGATCTACGAGGCGCAGCGACTCAACCGAGAAGCCGCCGAAGCCGAGCGCGCGCACAAAGTCGCGACCGACTAG
- a CDS encoding cytochrome P450 produces the protein MSELVTAAPPASAVRLPPAARAPKMVQGLGFAMSRRLMMQRLSRRYGNVFTLNLPMYGRAVAVSDPQLAKQIFTTSPDELGNIQPNLGRLFGTGSVFALEGDQHRQRRRLLAPPFHGKSMKKYESIIEEEALREIADWPEGRPFATLPATMRITLNAILRAVFGADGAELDELRRLIPPWVTLGSRLAPLPKPKRNYGRLSPWRRLDDWRCQYDNIIEKLIAAERVDPNFADRADVLALLLRSTYEDGSAMSHKDIGDELLTLLAAGHETTASTLAWAFERISRHPALLAQLVEEANGDGNELRQATILEVQRARTVIDLAGRHVYPETFQLGEWVIPRGDSIIVGIGQIHGNPDVFPDPDRFDPHRYIGTKPSALSWIPFGGGTRRCVGAAFANMEMDVVLRTVLQHLTIETTDAPDERWHCRGVAFVPKDGGRVVVRRR, from the coding sequence ATGAGCGAACTGGTCACCGCCGCACCGCCGGCCTCCGCAGTCCGATTGCCCCCGGCGGCGCGGGCGCCAAAGATGGTGCAGGGTTTGGGCTTTGCGATGTCGCGACGATTGATGATGCAACGACTGTCACGCCGCTACGGCAACGTCTTCACGCTCAATCTCCCGATGTACGGCCGCGCCGTCGCGGTCAGCGACCCACAGCTGGCCAAGCAGATCTTCACCACCAGCCCCGACGAGCTTGGCAACATCCAGCCCAACCTGGGCAGGCTGTTCGGCACGGGCTCGGTCTTCGCGCTGGAGGGCGATCAACATCGCCAACGGCGACGGCTGTTGGCACCGCCGTTCCACGGCAAGAGCATGAAAAAGTACGAGAGCATCATCGAAGAAGAGGCATTGCGGGAGATCGCCGACTGGCCGGAGGGCCGGCCGTTCGCCACGCTGCCGGCGACGATGCGGATCACGCTCAACGCCATCCTGCGCGCGGTTTTCGGGGCCGACGGCGCCGAGCTCGACGAGCTGCGCCGGCTCATCCCGCCGTGGGTCACCCTGGGGTCGCGCCTGGCGCCGCTACCCAAGCCGAAGCGCAACTATGGCCGGCTCAGCCCCTGGCGCCGGCTGGACGACTGGCGGTGCCAGTACGACAACATCATCGAGAAGCTGATCGCGGCCGAGCGGGTCGACCCGAACTTCGCCGATCGTGCCGACGTGCTCGCACTGCTGCTGCGCAGCACCTATGAAGATGGTTCGGCCATGTCGCACAAGGACATTGGCGACGAGCTGCTTACCCTGCTGGCGGCCGGGCACGAGACCACCGCGTCCACGCTGGCGTGGGCATTCGAGCGGATCAGCCGGCACCCTGCGCTGCTGGCGCAGCTCGTCGAGGAGGCCAACGGCGATGGCAACGAGCTACGGCAGGCCACCATCCTGGAGGTCCAACGGGCCAGGACGGTGATCGACCTCGCCGGTCGCCACGTCTATCCCGAGACCTTCCAGCTTGGCGAGTGGGTCATTCCACGTGGCGATTCGATCATCGTCGGCATCGGGCAGATCCACGGCAACCCCGACGTGTTCCCCGATCCCGATCGTTTCGATCCGCACCGCTACATCGGAACCAAACCCTCAGCGCTGTCCTGGATTCCGTTCGGCGGGGGTACCCGTCGTTGTGTCGGGGCGGCGTTCGCCAACATGGAGATGGACGTCGTGCTTCGAACGGTGTTGCAGCACTTGACCATTGAAACCACGGATGCCCCGGACGAGCGCTGGCATTGCCGCGGCGTCGCGTTCGTCCCGAAGGACGGCGGCCGGGTGGTGGTGCGACGGCGCTAA
- a CDS encoding Dps family protein has translation MTQFTIPGLSDKQGARLAELLQKQLSTYNDLHLTLKHIHWNVVGPNFIGVHEMIDPQVETVRGFADDVAERIAALGASPEGTPGAIIRDRSWDDYSVGRDTVQAHLAALDLVYNGVIEDIREAIDETEELDQVTQDMLIGQAGPLEKFQWFVRAHLESAGGTLTHGGKKTEKGAADTARRKKS, from the coding sequence ATGACGCAGTTCACCATTCCGGGATTGAGCGACAAGCAGGGTGCGCGGCTGGCCGAGTTATTGCAGAAGCAACTGAGTACGTACAACGATCTGCATTTGACGCTGAAGCACATTCACTGGAATGTTGTGGGCCCCAACTTCATTGGGGTGCACGAGATGATCGATCCCCAGGTGGAAACGGTGCGCGGTTTCGCCGATGACGTCGCCGAACGCATTGCGGCCCTGGGTGCTTCGCCGGAAGGAACTCCGGGCGCCATCATTCGGGACCGGTCTTGGGACGACTATTCGGTCGGCCGAGACACTGTCCAGGCCCACCTGGCGGCGCTGGATCTGGTCTACAACGGCGTGATCGAAGACATCCGCGAAGCCATCGACGAGACAGAAGAACTCGACCAGGTCACCCAGGACATGTTGATCGGCCAGGCCGGGCCGCTGGAGAAGTTCCAGTGGTTTGTCCGTGCGCATCTCGAGAGCGCGGGCGGCACGCTGACCCACGGGGGCAAGAAGACGGAAAAGGGTGCGGCGGACACCGCGCGGCGTAAGAAGTCGTAG
- the msrA gene encoding peptide-methionine (S)-S-oxide reductase MsrA, with translation MTDTQKAILAGGCFWGMQDLIRKQPGVVSTRVGYTGGDVPNATYRNHGSHAEAIEIVYDPTATDYRTLLEFFFQIHDPTTKDRQGNDRGTSYRSAIFYVDDDQKRIALDTIADVEASGLWPGKVVTEVSPAGDFWEAEPEHQDYLERYPSGYTCHYIRPGWKLPRRATA, from the coding sequence ATGACCGACACGCAGAAGGCGATTCTCGCCGGCGGCTGCTTCTGGGGCATGCAGGACCTGATCCGCAAACAGCCCGGCGTGGTCTCGACCCGCGTCGGGTACACCGGCGGCGACGTGCCCAACGCGACCTACCGCAACCACGGCTCGCACGCCGAGGCCATCGAGATCGTCTACGACCCGACTGCCACCGACTACCGCACGCTGCTGGAGTTCTTCTTCCAAATCCACGATCCGACAACGAAAGATCGCCAGGGCAACGACCGCGGCACCAGCTACCGGTCGGCGATCTTCTACGTCGACGACGACCAGAAGCGGATCGCGCTGGACACCATCGCCGACGTCGAGGCCTCGGGGCTGTGGCCGGGCAAGGTCGTGACCGAGGTCAGTCCCGCCGGCGACTTCTGGGAGGCAGAGCCCGAACACCAGGATTACCTGGAGCGCTACCCCAGCGGATACACCTGCCACTACATCCGCCCCGGCTGGAAGTTGCCACGGCGCGCGACCGCTTAG
- a CDS encoding NAD-dependent epimerase/dehydratase family protein produces the protein MSVKPKLGPTLVIGANGFLGSHVTRQLVANGAHANQENHEVRVMVREGANTRSIDDLDGTRCPRFYGDVFDTTTLREAMDGVDDVYYCVVDTRAWLRDPAPLFRTNVEGLRNVLDVAVKQPLRRFIFTSTYATVGRRHGHVATEDDVIASRGLTPYVQSRVQAENLVMRYVADAGLPAVAMCVSTTYGDGDWGATPHGAFIAGAVFGKLPFLMNGIELEVVGVDDAARAMILAAERGRIGERYLVSEKMMALNDSIRIAADEAGVPPPQRAISVPMLYALAAAGSLKAKLTGTDAQLSLASVRMMRAEAPVDSSKAKRELGWEPRPVEESIREAARFWAAMRTPRTAAQPE, from the coding sequence GTGAGCGTTAAGCCCAAACTTGGCCCCACGTTGGTCATAGGCGCCAACGGTTTTCTCGGCTCGCATGTGACCCGCCAGCTCGTCGCCAACGGTGCCCATGCAAACCAGGAAAACCATGAGGTGCGGGTGATGGTGCGCGAAGGCGCGAACACCCGCTCCATCGACGATCTCGACGGCACCCGCTGCCCACGTTTCTATGGCGACGTCTTCGATACCACCACGCTGCGCGAGGCGATGGACGGTGTCGACGACGTGTACTACTGCGTGGTCGACACCCGCGCCTGGCTGCGGGACCCCGCGCCGCTGTTTCGCACCAACGTCGAGGGGCTGCGCAACGTCCTCGACGTCGCCGTCAAGCAGCCCCTGCGCCGGTTCATCTTCACCAGCACCTACGCGACCGTGGGCCGACGGCACGGTCACGTGGCGACCGAAGACGACGTGATCGCCTCGCGCGGGCTGACTCCCTACGTGCAATCCCGGGTCCAGGCCGAAAACCTGGTGATGCGCTACGTCGCCGATGCCGGGTTGCCCGCGGTCGCGATGTGCGTGTCCACGACCTACGGCGACGGCGACTGGGGCGCGACCCCGCATGGTGCCTTCATCGCGGGCGCGGTCTTCGGCAAACTCCCCTTCCTGATGAACGGCATTGAGCTGGAAGTCGTCGGCGTCGACGACGCGGCCCGGGCCATGATCCTGGCCGCCGAGCGCGGCCGGATCGGAGAGCGTTACCTCGTTTCCGAGAAGATGATGGCGCTCAACGATTCGATCCGGATCGCGGCCGACGAGGCCGGCGTCCCACCGCCGCAACGGGCGATCTCCGTCCCGATGCTCTACGCACTCGCCGCCGCGGGCAGCTTGAAGGCCAAACTCACCGGCACCGACGCCCAACTGAGCCTCGCGTCGGTGCGGATGATGCGCGCCGAAGCGCCGGTGGACAGCAGCAAGGCGAAGCGGGAGCTGGGCTGGGAGCCGCGCCCGGTCGAGGAATCGATTCGCGAGGCCGCCCGGTTCTGGGCCGCGATGCGCACCCCTCGAACGGCCGCACAACCCGAATAG
- a CDS encoding DUF427 domain-containing protein, with protein MAHKEILEPNAGHPITISPTKGRVQVRVNGELVADTTAALELREATIPGVQYIPLADVAQDRLTRTETVSYCPFKGDASYYAVTTSAGDTVEDVIWTYEQPYPAVAEIAGHVAFYPTKADISVTAE; from the coding sequence ATGGCCCACAAGGAAATCTTGGAACCCAACGCGGGGCACCCAATCACCATCAGCCCCACCAAGGGACGTGTCCAGGTCCGCGTCAACGGCGAGCTCGTCGCGGACACCACTGCGGCGCTCGAATTGCGGGAAGCGACAATCCCTGGGGTGCAATACATTCCGCTGGCCGACGTGGCCCAGGACCGGTTGACCCGCACCGAGACCGTCAGCTACTGCCCATTCAAGGGCGACGCGAGCTACTACGCCGTCACGACTTCGGCCGGCGACACCGTCGAGGATGTGATCTGGACCTACGAACAGCCGTACCCCGCGGTCGCCGAGATCGCCGGGCACGTCGCGTTTTACCCGACCAAGGCCGACATCAGCGTCACCGCCGAATAG